In the genome of Streptomyces violaceusniger Tu 4113, the window CACCGCTCCATCTGCCGACTGCTCACCAACAACTGGATCAACACGATCACCACAGACGACGTCGTCGCCCAGATCCTCAACTTCGCCTGGGACTCCTTCGCGCTCGAATGCTGGCCGGTCCTCACCTCCGGCGCGACGATGGCGATCCTGGACCCCAAGGTCCTCGCCGGAAGCGAACCTTTCGCCGCGGCCCTCGAACGGCACTGCGTTTCGACGACCCTGATTCCGACGCCCTTGTTCAACCAGTACCTGGTAGAGCGCCCAAGCCTCTTCGAGAACCTAAAGTCCGTCTTCTACGGGGGCGAGGCCGGGGACCGCTCGGCCGCGGACACCCTCATGTCAGGCCCGTACGCGCCTGAGCGTCTCGCGCACCTCTACGGCCCAACGGAGGCTGGCATCGCCGCTACGTGTTTCGTGGTGGACGAGAACCGGCCGGACACGACCACGATGCCCATCGGTCACCCCATCTCCAACACGCAGGTCCTCGTCGTGGACCACCACGGCGGACTGGCCTCCATCGGAGTCCCGGGCGAACTCTGGATCACCGGACCCGGCCTGGGACGCGGCTACCTCAAGCGCCCCGAACTCACCGCAGACCGCTTCACCACCACCCACCACACCCCCACCCCGACCCGCGCCTACCGCACCGGCGACCTCGTCCGCTGGCTCCCCAACGGCACCATCGAATTCCTCGGCCGCATCGACAACCAAGTCAAGATCCGAGGACTCCGTATCGAACTCGGCGAAATCGAAGCCACCCTCACCGACCACCCCGACATCGCCCTCACCACCGTGATCGTCCGCCAGGACACCCCCCACGACAAACGACTCACCGCCTACTACACCACCCACACCAACAGCCCCCATCCCCAGGCCGACCTGCGAACCCACTGCCGCCACCGCCTCCCCGACTACATGGTCCCCAACCACTTCGTCCACCTCGACAAACTCCCCACCACCACCAGCGGCAAAGTCGACCGACGCGCCCTCCCCGCACCCACCACCGCACCCACCACCCACACACCCCCACGCACCCCCATCGAAACCACCATCACCACCATCTGGGCCGACACCCTCGACACCCCCGACCTCGGCATCCACGACAACTTCTTCGACCTCGGCGGCCACTCCCTCGCCGCCACCAAAGCCGCCAACCAGGTCAGCCGGGCGCTCGCTATGGACGTCTCGGTCCGTCAGCTGTTCAGTAACCCGACGGTGGCCGAGCTTGCGGCCAGTTTGAGCAAGGGCGGCAAGGCGGTCTCGCCGATTTTGCGTCGTGGGGAGGGGGTGCGGGAGGTTCCGTTGTCCTTCGCACAGCAGCGTCTGTGGTTTTTGGACCAGCTTGATCCCGGCAGTGCCGAGTATGTGGTCCCCACTGCGTTCCGGGTCCAGGGCCCCCTCGACCGGGAGGCGTTGAACATTGCGCTTGATGCCCTGGTGGAGCGGCACGAGGTCCTGCGGACACGTTTCGGTACGAGTCCGGACGGCGACCCGGTGCAGATCATCGACGATCCCTGGCACGTCACCGTCGAACACCTCGACCTCTGTGGCGGCACGGAGCCGCTGGAGGCCGGCCGCGCGGCGGTCGAGTCGTTTGGACACCGGCCTTTTGACCTCGCCGAGGGACGTCTGCTGCGCGCCATGACCGTGGCTGTCGACAACGACGACCACCTGCTCGCCCTCGCGATGCACCACATCGTTGTGGACGGCTGGTCTATGAGCGTCCTGTTCGAGGAACTCCGCAACCTCTACATTACCGGCGATTCGTCAACCCTCGCCGAACTGCCTATCCAGTATGCCGACTTCACACTCTGGCAACAGAGCCAGCTCAGTGGTGACGCGCTCGACCGCGACCTCGACTACTGGCGCGCCCAGCTCGCGGACCTGGAGACCCTCGAACTCCCCACCGACCGCCCCCGCCCCCGGATCCGCTCCGGCGCCGGTGACACCCACACCTTCACCGTCCCCGCCGCCACCACCGAGGCACTGCGTGAGCTGGCGGCCAAGAACAACGCCTCCCTGTTCATGACCGCGCTCGCTGTCTTCCAGCTCGTCCTCGCCCGCTGGAGCGGCCAGAACGACATCGCCGTCGGCGTTCCCATCGCCGGCCGTGACCGCGCCGAACTCGAAGGCCTTGTCGGCTTTTTCGTCAACACCCTTGTCATCCGCACCGACCTGCCAGCCGACGCTCCCTTCACTGAAATCCTCGACCAGACTCGTTGCACTACTCTCGACGCCTACACCCACCAGAAACTCCCCTTCGAACGCCTCGTCGAAGAACTCGCCCCTGAGCGTGACCTCAGCCGCAACCCGCTCGTCCAGTCGGTGTTCGCCCTGCAGGACGTGTCGTTCCGCGACTGGGACCTGCCGGGGACGACGGTCGAGCTCCTGCCCACCGACGAGCGGACCTCGAAGACCGATCTCGCCGTCTTCCTGACAGAGGAGCCGGACGGGAGTCTGTCGGGTGAGGCGACGTTCGCGACCGAACTGTTCGATGTCTCCAGCATCAAGCGGCTGACCGGCCACTTCACCACCGCCCTCGCCGACGTCTGCCGCGACCCGAACCAGAGACTCGGCCAAGTCCAGCTCCTCACTGAGGCAGAAAAGCGCCAGATCCTGCACGATTTCAACGACACCACCGTCGAATACTCCGACGACACCACCATCCACCACCTCTTCGAACAGCAGGCCCGCCTCACCCCCGACGCGCCCGCGGTGGTCCACCACCACACCACCCTCACCTACCGGCAACTGAACGGACGGGCCAACCAACTCGCCCACCACCTCATCGATCAGGGCGTGCGCACCGACACCCTGGTCGCCCTCTGCCTCGAACGCGGCATCGACATGATCACCGCACTCCTCGCCGTCCTCAAGGCCGGCGGCGCCTACGTCCCCCTCGACCCCGACAACCCCCCTTCCCGCCTATCCTTCATGCTCGAGGAGACCGAGGCACCCCTCGTCCTCACCCACTCCCCCCTCGCCCACCGCCTCAAGCACGTCCCCGTCCCCGTGGCGTCCCTCGACCGGCTCGACCTCGACGACCGTCCCATCGACAACCCCACCACCCCGACCGGCGCTCGCGACCTCGCCTACGTGATCTACACGTCCGGCTCCACCGGCACCCCCAACGGCGTCCAGATCGAGCACCGCTCCATCTGCCGACTGCTCACCAACAACTGGATCAACACGATCACCACAGACGACGTCGTCGCCCAGACGGTCAACCACTGCTTCGATCTCTTCACCTATGAGTGCTGGGGAGCCCTCATCTCGGGCGCTTCCCTCGCCATCGTGGACAAGGGCGAGCTGACCGACTCGAACGAGCTTGCCGCCGCCTATAGGCGGTACGGAGTCACCGTCACCTGGCTGACGGCCCCGTTGTTCAATCAGCACGTTGTCGAGCGCCCGGACCTAGTGGCCGGGATGAAGAGGGTCCTCTACGGCGGCGAGGCCGTCGATCGCTCGGCTGCGGACACTCTCATGTCAGGCCCGTACGCGCCTGACTCTCTGGTCAATGGTTACGGACCCACCGAGACGACCGTCTTCGCGGTGTGTTTCGTGGTGGACGAGAACCGGCCGGACACGACCACGATGCCCATCGGTCACCCCATCTCCAACACGCAGGTCCTCGTCGTGGACCACCACGGCGGACTGGCCTCCATCGGAGTCCCGGGCGAACTCTGGATCACCGGACCCGGCCTGGGACGCGGCTACCTCAAGCGCCCCGAACTCACCGCAGACCGCTTCACCACCACCCACCACACCCCCACCCCGACCCGCGCCTACCGCACCGGCGACCTCGTCCGCTGGCTCCCCAACGGCACCATCGAATTCCTCGGCCGCATCGACAACCAAGTCAAGATCCGAGGACTCCGTATCGAACTCGGCGAAATCGAAGCCACCCTCACCGACCACCCCGACATCGCCCTCACCACCGTGATCGTCCGCCAGGACACCCCCACGACAAACGACTCACCGCCTACTACACCACCCACACCAACAGCCCCCATCCCCAGGCCGACCTGCGAACCCACTGCCGCCACCGCCTCCCCGACTACATGGTCCCCAACCACTTCGTCCACCTCGACAAACTCCCCACCACCACCAGCGGCAAAGTCGACCGACGCGCCCTCCCCGCACCCACCACCGCACCCACCACCCACACACCCCCACGCACCCCCATCGAAACCACCATCACCACCATCTGGGCCGACACCCTCGACACCCCCGACCTCGGCATCCACGACAACTTCTTCGACCTCGGCGGCCACTCCCTCGCCGCCACCAAAGCCGCCAACCGCCTGAGACACGCCGGGTTGGACGTGACGGTGCGGCAGATCATGGAGTGGCAGACCGCCGCCGAGCTGGCCGCCGCGATCGAGGAGAGCAGGAGCGCGACGAAGGCGATCGTCTACAAGCTGTCCGCTGGCGAGGCCGCTCCGGACCTGCCGAAGCTGTTCTGCGTGCACCACAGTGGCGGTACGCCGCACTCGTACGGACAACTGGCTCGCCTGCTGCGTGACGACTGCACGACGTACGGCATCCAAGCAGTGGGCATGGACCGGTCCGAACGGCCCCTGCGGGAGTCCGGGGAGATCGCCACGCGCTACTGGCAGGCCATCAAGTCGGTCCAGGCCGAGGGACCCTACTACGTCCTCGGCTGGTCGCTCGGCGGCGTCATCGCCCACGAAGTCGCCCGCCAGGGCGCCGACGACATCGCCTGCGTCTTCCTCGTGGAACCGCCGGTCCACGGCCCACGCCTCGAGAAGCGGCTGCGGCCGAGTGTCGAGCTGTACGCACGGGCGGCGGAGCTGTGGGAGGTCGGCCAAAACACCGACCGCGAGACCCGGGAGGCGCTCACTGCCGAGCTGCGGCGCATAACGAAGCCGCTGGAGGTCCCCCCGGACGCGGTCGGCCTCGACGAATGGTATCCGTACGAGACGCTCGGGCTGCTGCTCGATGCCATGCTCCGGCATCGCCCCTCGCCCTCGTCGGCCCCGGCTGTGCTGTTCGTCAGCGACGAGGTTGCCCACAGCCGACAGGGCTCCGACGTGAACGAGCGCGATCTAGCCGAATATCTGGGCCACTGGAAGGCCCTCCACTACAACACGCCCCGGGTGGAACGCACCCCCGGCGACCACGGCGCGATGCTGACGGAAGTCCCGTCCGCCGAAAGGGTCGCGGAGGTCATCCGTACTGCCTTCCCCTCCCCGCCCGTGTCGTCCGACGCCACCGAGAACCAACACGCGAGTTGATCAAGGTGAACGTCGTTGCTGGAGTGCTGGAAAGCAACCACGGCCGCAGTGCCGTCGCTTTCCACGCCAGGTTGGAGGCGCTCATGGACAACGAGTGGGTACTCTCGGGGAGCGTAGGACGAACGCGAGTGGCCGGATCCAAGAGTGGGACGACGCGGGGAAGCACCGGGGCCTCTACCGGATCGTGTTCGACACCGACCTGTACTTCACGGGGCTGGGCATGCCCCGCATGCCCCCGACCTATCCAGAGGTCACGAACACGTTCCAGGTCTAAGACGAGAGGGCGGAGCACCGGGTGAACGTGACCTTCTCGGCTCATACTCGGCGGTCTTCACCGCCATGTAGGCCACAGGGACTCCTCGTCCGTCTCCGCCTCTCTGAGGCGGGCGAGGACCGGTCCGGCTAACTCCGGCGCCCATCGGGAAGGCCAATTCCCCCGCTTCGGCCAGGGGCTGCTCTGCGGCCCTCGGATCACCCGCGGCCCGGGGCGTGCAGGCTGACCAGCGCCTTGGCCTCCTCGGTAAGGATTTTCATGAGCCGGATGAACGGCAGCACCCACCGCAGGTGAGCCACCGCCTGGTCGGCGCCCCAGGTGGCGAGCGCCAGCTCGCCCAAGGTCACCAGGATGCGGCCCGTGACCAGGCGCTCGTCGTTGGCCTCCGCGTGCACGAGGGCGCGGTGCAGGACGTCGGCGACCTCACCCGTCTCGCCTCGCCGGAACCGGCCGGAGCTCATGCTGTGCAGGGCGTAGCCCTCACCGGTGTGGTCTCCGATGAGTCGGACGATGTCGAGCACCTGGTCGAAGGCCGTCAAGGCGGCGCCGTACTCTCCGCCCTTCAGATAGGTCTGACCCAGCCGGTGCAGCACCTGGGCCTTGACACAGTGGCCCAGGCCTTTCCGGCTCAGCCAGAGGGCCTCGACGAGAAGCGGACCGGCCGCGGCCTCGTCGCCCATGTCCGGTCGGAGCTGAGCAAGGCTGTACAGCACGTAGGCCACGGCGACGGAGCGGTCACCGCCCTTGCGGGCCGCCGCGAGGGCCACCTCGTGGGTGTCGCGCCAGTCGTCAAGGCACACATGGGTCTCCAGGGATGGCACGGCGGTGACGGCTAGGGCCCCAGCGATGCTCGGCGAGCCCCACCATGACGGTCCGCCGGACGCTGGAACACAGCATCTGCGCTCCTGGGAAAATCATGGAAGAGGCTCGGCCAGGATCCGATCCACAGTCTTGTCGGGCAGTGGATAGAGGGAAGGACACGTTGGTCACTCCGGATCAGGACATCACGCCCGCTCTCGCGGCAGGAAGATGACAGCCGAGCACCCGGAACAGCGCGGCCTCGCGTTCCTCCGCAGTCTCCTCGGCAGCGAGCCGTTCCCGGGCGAAGACTCGGATGAGGCTGAGCAGCCGGTACTGGCGGTCACGTCCAATCACGGTTCCGTCAGTGTCCAGCAGCTGCGCATCGGAGAGTTCGTTGATCAGTTCCCGGACCGCCGTCTCGGGGAGGCCGAGGAGCGCCATGCCAGCCCAGACGGAGAAGGGCCCCTCCTCCA includes:
- a CDS encoding alpha/beta fold hydrolase, with amino-acid sequence MVPNHFVHLDKLPTTTSGKVDRRALPAPTTAPTTHTPPRTPIETTITTIWADTLDTPDLGIHDNFFDLGGHSLAATKAANRLRHAGLDVTVRQIMEWQTAAELAAAIEESRSATKAIVYKLSAGEAAPDLPKLFCVHHSGGTPHSYGQLARLLRDDCTTYGIQAVGMDRSERPLRESGEIATRYWQAIKSVQAEGPYYVLGWSLGGVIAHEVARQGADDIACVFLVEPPVHGPRLEKRLRPSVELYARAAELWEVGQNTDRETREALTAELRRITKPLEVPPDAVGLDEWYPYETLGLLLDAMLRHRPSPSSAPAVLFVSDEVAHSRQGSDVNERDLAEYLGHWKALHYNTPRVERTPGDHGAMLTEVPSAERVAEVIRTAFPSPPVSSDATENQHAS
- a CDS encoding tetratricopeptide repeat protein translates to MPSLETHVCLDDWRDTHEVALAAARKGGDRSVAVAYVLYSLAQLRPDMGDEAAAGPLLVEALWLSRKGLGHCVKAQVLHRLGQTYLKGGEYGAALTAFDQVLDIVRLIGDHTGEGYALHSMSSGRFRRGETGEVADVLHRALVHAEANDERLVTGRILVTLGELALATWGADQAVAHLRWVLPFIRLMKILTEEAKALVSLHAPGRG
- a CDS encoding hydroxyisourate hydrolase, which encodes MGTLGERRTNASGRIQEWDDAGKHRGLYRIVFDTDLYFTGLGMPRMPPTYPEVTNTFQV